The region TTCTACACTCAAGTCAATTGCTACAGGAAAATTTATATCATTTTCATCTACAAATACTTTTAGTGCTTTAGGACTCATCACCTCATGATGTTCAAAAACACTGTGCAAACCCAAAATAACTATTTCTTCATTTAAAAATCTTTTGAAAAGTTTTTTACTTTGAGGAATACTGTGTTGAACACAAGCAGGACATAACATTTGGAATACATAAATAAGAACGATTTTGCCTTTTAGTTTTTCAAGGCTAATGTCTTTTTTTGTATTTAACCATTCAAGAACTTCAAGTTCCTGTGCTTTTTGATGTTTCATTTTCTTCCTTTCTTTCTGTCTGTAAAAGTATAGGAAATATAAGAGAGAATAAAAATAGCATTTTTCTACATTAAATAGGATAATTTGTACATTTAAAAAAAGAGGAGAATTAAATAGAAGTATTGTCTAAAATAAAGAGATAAAAGAATAAAAGAAATAAAGTCTTATATCCTCTTATACTCTTCTTTAATAGAATTTATCGTTTGTAATATGTCACAAGTGAACTTTTTTTAAGGGTGTGAGCATTAATCATATAACCAACTAAAGCAGGATTCGTTTTATTATCTAAACCTAAGGTAGCTACATCAAGTGCATAAATAGTAGTTAGGTACATATGTGTTTTATCTCCTTTGGGAGGACAAGAACCACCAAAATTAGTTGTGCTGTAATCATTTTTACTTTCTATACTATTTTGTGGAAGAGTATTTCTTGCACTCGCATTTGTAGCTATATTGCTGGTATTTTTATCAATGTCAAAAACCAACCAATGCCACCAACCACTTCCAGTAGGAGCGTCTTTGTCATACATAGTAATAGCAAAACTTTTAGTTCCTTTGGGTGCATTTTCCCAAGACAATTGAGGAGAAATATTATCTCCTTTACATCCAAAACCATTAAACACCTGTTTCATTGAGGTTTGACCTCTTAAATCTTTACTTTTTAAAGTAAAACCTTCTGCAAAGATGCTTGAGCTACATATTGTAAGAGAAAGCCCTAAAATTAATTTTTTAAATTTTACGTTCATATTATTCCTTTTTGTTTACGTAAGGACATAATACAAAAAAGAAAAATCTCAAAGTACAAGAAAACTTACGTTTTATATCGGAATTCTTTAGGAGTAATACTGTAGTGTTTTTTAAATTGAGAAATAAACCAAGATACAGTGGAGTAACCAATATCGCTTGCTATTTGGCTTATTGTTTTATCGGTATTTTTTAACATCATAGACGCTTGTTCTAATCTTTTTTTATCCAACCATACTTTTGGACTTAATTTATATTCTTGTTTGATATAGTTTCTTAGTTGATTGGGACTCATTCTTACTAGTTTACACATATCATCAAGATTTTGAATTAAATCAAGATTTGATTCAAGAATAAACTTATTTCTACTTCCACTGCTAAGTTTTATTGCATTTAAATACGCTAAAAAAGCCATTTTATTTGTTCTAAGGCTGTGTAAAATAATTTCTTCTATTTTGAGTTTTAAAATATTTTCATCTAAATTTTGTTTAACATACTCTTGCAAAACATCAATACTGTTTTTTAAGAATTTATCATTTAAGCTCTGTACTTTTACAATATCTTTTTCTGTTGTAGCAGTGACTTCAATCTTATATTTTTTTAGAAATTCAAAAATAAATCTATCATCAAAATATATTACAAGGGATTTATACTGGGCATTTTTTGCCAGTCTTTCACTCATAAAATAGTTATTTTGTGTTAAAAAACATACTTCATTTTCTTCAACAGCAAAATCTTGATCTTTAAAATGTATTACTTTTGAACCCTCTAGTAGAACAATAAAACAATGCATGGTAGTTCTAAAAGAAATAAAATCATTCTTTTTCTGTGTACTATAATCTAAATAATATAAATCATCTATTGCTCTTAGCTTAACATCTTTATTTTCTATAAAAGTATTAGGAACGATATAAGTCAATTGTTTTGTCCTTCTTTTATTTTATTCTAACATTTATATTCTTTTTTTGAATAGTTAGATTGCATCATTTTATATCAAAAAAGCATTAAAAATATAGTTAAGTTTTCTCTTTTTTTTTCTTTATTATAAAAAATAAACCCAATAAAATAAAAACAAATCCTGGAACAATAAAAATACTTGGTATTTCTTTAATAAATATCACGGCTAAGCCTATTGCAATAAAAGGCTCTAATAATAAAATACTTGTTGTTTGTATGGGTTTTAAATATTTTGAGGCAAGGCTATAAGTAATAGTAGGAAGAGCAGTTGAAAATATTGAAATAGCAAGTAAATATCCGACATTCGAGTTTGATAAAGCACTTATATTATTCTCCCAAAAAGTATCTATAAAAAAAAGCAGTAATACTATTCCCATAAAAAAAGTAGCAAAAGCAATACTAAAAGAATGGGGGGCTTTATTTTTTTCATTCATAGCTTTATAAATAATAGCATATAAAGCAAATAACAAAGAGACTAAAAGAGCAAGTGCATCTCCTAAAAGTCTAGAAGAAGCAAGAAAATCTTTGAAAGTGATTTCATTAAAAGTGATTAATAATACTCCTAAAAAAGCAAGTATTACGCCAATAATTTCAAAAGCCGTGATTTTTTCTTTTCTTAAGTATTTATATAAAATAACAAATAAAGGTGAAGTGGTCATAAGAATAGTAACTTCTCCTACAGGAGCTAAAGCAAATGCCAGAGTTCCAAATAAATAACATAAAAACAATACAAAACCCAATAACCATGTTCTGTAATTGTTTAGTTCACTTAAATACTTACGAATATTTTTCTTTAAAAAAAATACAATAAAAAAAAGTGCAAATAAAGAAACACTCAAGCGTATTCCTACAATTAACAATATAGGTAAAGTATCTAATAAGTTTATAAATATTCCTGCAGATGCCCATGCAAATATTGTAAAAAGTCCTGCTGCTATTCCTAATTTTGTCTCTCTCATACACTCTCCAAAGTCTTATTTTGAAGTATTATATAAAAATTACTTTTTTAAGTATTGTATGAAATTAACATTTTAGTATATTGTCTTGATACTCTTTAGGGGTGAGTGAAAAGACACGTTTAAAGGCTTTATTTAAATGACTTTGATCATAAAACCCACTTTGCAAAGCAATATTTAATATCGTTTCTTTACTTCCTAAAAGCTCTCTTGCTTTATGTACTTTTTTATTCAAGAGATATGAATGAATGCTTAAATCAAATTCTTTTTTAAACAAGCGTATTATATGAACTTCACTAATCAAAAACTCTAAAGAAAGTTCTTTTAAGGATAAGTTATCTTCTATATTTTCATCAAGATAATCTTTTATTTTTTGTGCTTTACTTGTTGTATTGTTTTTTTCTGGTTTTGAAACAGACAAAAAATCTAAGAATAATGTCTTCATAAAAACAACTAGGTCACGTTCTTTTTCTAAAGAAGAATCCGTACTTAAAAGTTTATTGCAAAGCACAAGGAAGTTCTTGTTAATATTTTTTGTATTAAGTAAAACTTTTTGCAAAGGAAGATAATCATCATTAGAGAATAATTCTTTTTGAAGTTTTGCACACCAACTTTTATCTAAATGAAGCACATAATCTCCGAAAGATTTTTTATCAAGTACCTCTATACAATGAGCCGTATTGGGATTCAAAAATGCAATTGTTTTATTATTGAGTATTTCTTCTTTTTTATTTAGAATTAAATTTACTTTTCCTTCTTTAATAGCAATTATAGTGATAAGCTCATGGGTATGGCTTTTAGAACATCCTCTTACCACTTGGGCATAACGCAACTCTACAAAAGGCAAGTTTTTATTCTTAAATATTTTATGTTCCACTAAAATCCATCCTTTTTTTATCAAACCTTCGTATATTTATATTGATGATATTATATATAAATAAAGCCTAGAGAATATTTAATTCTTCACAAATAAGAACAGCACCCTAGCTTGAATATTAAATCAATATCTTTTTAATTCTAAGGGGGTTGATGTTTTATTTCTTTTAATAATATTTTCAAATTTCTCCTTTTATAGCTTAGATGAAGTATTTTATGTTATTTTAATCGGTAAAATTATTTACCGATGGAGGAAAAATAATGGAAGAAAAAATAAAATACAGGCTTGGCCAGGACAATATTAGAAAGTTTGGTCTTGATATGCATAATCCGGTATTTATTATAAGTGCTATATTAATTTTAGTATTTGTAATAGGTACTATTGCTTCTCCTAAAGAAGCAAAAGAAATATTAGATGGAGCTAAATGGTGGTCAATCAATCATTTTGATTGGTTATTTATGTTATCAGGAAACATTTTTGTAGTGTTTTGTTTGGCATTAATTGTTTTACCTGTTGGTAAAATACGACTTGGAGGAGAAGACGCAAAACCTGAATTTTCAAGATTTTCATGGTTTTCTATGCTTTTTGCTGCGGGTATGGGAATTGGGCTTATGTATTGGTCCGTAGCTGAACCAGTAGCTTATTATACTTCATGGTGGCATACGCCTTTAAATGTGCTTCCAAATACACCAGAAGCAAAAGAATTAGCAATGGCTGCAACTATGTTTCACTGGGGTTTACATCCTTGGGCGATATATGCGGTAGTGGGATTAGCTTTAGCATTCTTTTCTTATAATAAAAAACTTCCTTTGACAATGAGATCAGTATTTTATCCTTTATTAAAAGAGCGAATTTGGGGTTGGCCAGGACATATAATTGATATACTTGCCGTATTTGCAACTATTTTTGGACTTGCTACTTCTTTAGGATTAGGAGCGCAACAAGTTTCTTCTGGTCTTAATTTTTTATTTGGTATTGAAAAAGGAGTAAACACTGAAATCTATATTATTTTAGCAATTACTGCTTTAGCTGTTGTTTCAGTGGTACGTGGTTTAGAGGGTGGGGTTAAAGTATTAAGTAAATTTAATATTATTCTTGCTTTGATACTGCTTGTATTTATTATTCTTGTTGGTCCTACTTTATTAATCATTACAGGAGTTGGCACAACACTTAGTGATTATGCTTCAAATATTTTTGCTTTAAGTAATTTTGTAGGACGAGAAGATAGCGAATGGTATCATGGCTGGACAGTATTTTACTGGGCATGGTGGATTGCGTGGTCTCCTTTTGTAGGAATGTTTATTGCAAGAGTTTCAAAAGGTAGAACAGTAAGAGAATTTTTAATTGCCGTTTTATTAATTCCTACTTTTGTAACTTCTATTTGGATGAGTACCTTTGGATTAACGGCACTTGACCAAGTAATTGGAAAAGTAGGTGCATTAAGTAATGGTATTACTGATAAATCCTTAGCAATGTTTCAAATGTTAGAAAACCTTCCATTTTCAAGTATCACATCATTTATTGCAATTTTATTAGTAATTGTATTTTTTGTAACTTCCTCTGATTCTGGATCTTTAGTAATTGACAGTATTACCGCAGGTGGAAAACAAGATGCTCCAGTAGCGCAAAGAGTTTTTTGGGCGCTTACGGAAGGTTTTGTTGCCATTGCACTCTTATACGTAGGTGGGGCAGATGCACTAAGTGCCCTACAAGCAGGTTCAATTACTACAGCTTTACCTTTTACTGTCATTTTATTAATTATGACCTATAGCCTTTACAGAGGTTTACAGTCTGAATTAAAAACAAAATAATTACTCTCTTTAGTTTCATGATACTTTCTTATCATGAAGCTAAACTATTCCCCCAAAAACCGTCATCAACTTTAAGCTTTTAACACTTTCTTAACAATAAAAAAATATAATTACATTAATATAGCTTAAAAGGTAAAAAGTGAAAAACAAATTAAAAAAATATTTTAAAGAAAGTATTATCTTTATTGTTGTCCTTACCATTGTATTAAATGCTTTAAGTTATTATCGTTCACTTGATTTAAATAAAAATAATCTTGAAGAAAACCATTTTACTCTTCTTGATAATAGTAAATATTTTGTTAAAAAAGACAAACCACTACTTGTTCATTTTTGGGCTACTTGGTGCCCTACTTGTAGTTTTGAAGCTTCCAATATTGAAGCACTTTCAAAAGATTATGAGGTAATTACTATTGCAGTGCAATCAGGCAGTAAAAAAGAAATAGAAAAATACTTAGAGGAGAACAACTTATCTTTTAGAGTAGTAAATGACGAAGATGCTTATTATTCACGTAAATTTAATATTCAAGCTTTTCCCACTTCTTTTATTTATGACAAAAATAAAGTCTTAAAATTTACAGAAGTGGGATATACGACTAAAGCCGGTTTATATTCTAGAATGGCATTAAGTAAATAAACTATTCAATAATAGAAGTAACAGCTGTAACAGTTACTTCTATTAGAGTATTTCCTTCTAAGTCTACACCCAAACAAGCTCTTTGCGGCCAATGGTCTGGGTTCGTCCCTATCCATTGTGTCCAAATCGCATCCATTTTATTTTTATCTTTCATATTTGCTATAAATACTTGTGCACTTAATATTTGTTCTTTATTGGAATTTAGTTCATTTAAATTATTTTCAATTGTTTCTAGGGTTAATTTTGTCTGACCTTCTATATCAAGACTTAAATCAGATGATGTTGCAACAGTGAAAACCAAATCTTTATATTTGGAAGATTTATTTCTTCCCGTATATTTACCTCTAACTCTTTTTATCATAAAGCTTAATCCTTTTATTTTTTCTATCTATATCTTAATTATTTAGCACTAAGTATCTGCTAAAAGCTCATCTCTTTTTGAAGCAGGGATAAATTCCTAAGAAGGAAATAATTTATAATAACACTATTAAAATAAGTTCCTTATTTATTTCATTTTACTATTTATGAACTCTCTTATGTTTCCTTCTTAATTCATAAATAAAAATGGAAGAAACTAAGTTAAATAATTTTATAATATTATTATATAAGGACATAAAATGGAAAAATTCTCTATTCTTTTACTTGACGATGTGGAACAAAATATTTATACCTTAAAAATGATGATTGAAGATAGTTTCGATTTAGATATTTATACAGCACTTAATGCTCAAGATGCTATCGAATTGTTAATGAAGAAACCTGTTGATTTAATATTAAGTGATATTCAAATGCCAGATATTGATGGTTTTGAATTTTTAGAATATTTGAAAGGAATAGAACAAACAAAAAATATTCCTGTTATTTTTATTACTGGAATTTTTGATAACAGTGAATACAAAAAAAGAGGTTATGAACTAGGAGCCATTGAATATATTTCGAAACCCATTGATGATATTTTATTATCTTCCAAATTAAAAGTATATATAGATCTTTTTGATTCACAAAAACAACAAAGTCTTGAACTGCATAAAAAAGACGAAATCTTGCTGCATCAATCAAAAATGGCCACTATGGGAGAAATGATTGGCGTCATATCTCATCAACTAAAACAACCTCTTAATGTCATTTCTTTATATTGCAGTGATATAAAACTCTCTCATGAATACAATGAAATAAATGATGATTTTGTGAAAGAATTTGATATAAATACCAAAAAACAAATACACTTTATGAACGATACTATTAATGGTTTTATGAATTTTTTCAATCCCGATAAAGTAAAAAAAGAATTTTTATTAAAAAATGCCTTTGATGAAACCATAGAACTTTTATCTTCACAATTTAAAAACAATAATATAAATATTCATTGCCATATAACAGATCAAAAAGTATATGGGGTAGAAACAGAACTCGAGCAAGTTTTTTTAAATCTTCTTATTAATTCAAAAGATGCTTTTATAGAAAAAGATATAAAAAACAGAGAAATTCATATTAATGCACTTACAAAAGATGCTTATACTGTTGTAATATTTGAAGACAATGCAGGAGGAATCAAAGAAGAAAATATTGAGAAAATCTTTGACCCTTATTTTACAAATAAAGAAAAAGGCACGGGTACTGGCCTTTATTTGGTAAAACTAATTGTGCAAACAAGTTTTCAAGGCAAAGTAAAAGTACAAAATATAGTTTCTGGTTTAAAGTTTATATTTTTATTAGCCAATAAAAAAGACTAGTTTTTTAAACCATAATACCTGGTTTTAATTTTTTCAATTGATCTTCTCTGTGTTCCAATACATCTTTTAAATCTACAATCTTTTTTTTAGACAGTTCTTCATTTTTTTCTAATTTAGAAATAAGAGTTAAACTGTCTTCTAGTTTTCTTTCTAGTTTATGAATATCAAGAAGTAAGAGTCTTTTTTCATCTTTAACTCTTTTAACATCATTAAGACTATCTTCTATCTCTTTGTTTTTATGTATCAATCTTTTGTCTAACCTGGAATCAATACTTAATAATTCATTCTCATAAAACTTAATTTGACTGCTTTCATCAAGGTGCTTTTGGTTCTCAATTTCGATACTCTTCTTAAGTTTACGTATAAGGAATTCGTATCTTTCTTTTTCTATTATTAAATTCTGAACTTCGTTTTTTGATTCCTTAATTTCTTTGCTACTGTTTTTAACATTTTCAATGATTTTTTTATGGAATTCTCTTTTTTCATTGACCTCTTTAGTAGATACAAAACCTATATTGATATACTCAATATTATTTTCATTATATACTTTAAAAACAGTACTATTTATATAAAAAAAGTCATTTTCTTTATTTTGGTATTTAATATTTTTATTCCAGATTTCATCTTTTTTAATATCTGTCCACATAGAATCAATAAAACCTTTAGCCATATCTTTATGAATAATATTTTCAAAACTTTCACCTAAAACTTCATTTTTTTCACATTGAAAATGCTCTAAAAAATGCTGATTTGCAAAAGTAATTTTTCCGTTACCATCCATTTTTAAAATAGCGGCTACATTATTAATGATATTTAAATACTGTTGTAACTCTTTGTTTTTACTCTCAATTAATTCTTCTAAATAATTTTTTTCACACACTTTTTGAATTTTATTTATTACATCTTGTAAATGTATAGGTTTTATCACATAATGATCTGCATGTAACTCAATTGCTTTTAAAAGAAACTCTGTTTCAGTTCTAGCCGTGGTATAAATAATAGCTATATTATTATCAATTTTTCTTATTTCTTCCAGCATTTCTAGGCCGTTTAATTTAGGCATATTTACATCAGATAAAATTAAATCAATTTTTATACCCTCTTTTTTTGCTTTAATATATTTTTCAAGCCCATCGAAACCATTGTTAGCAAGAATGACATTTTTAAATAATCTATTTAGTGTTCTTGCCAACTGATTTCTGGCCATTTCATCATCTTCTACGTACAAAATACTAAGTTTTTTTAAAAAATCATTATTAAACATATTTATTCCTTATCTTAAGTGTATATCTATAATCATCTAGTGTTTTAATGCAATAACTTTATCTATAAAATCAGTTTTATTGATGGGTTTTTTCATAAAATC is a window of Campylobacteraceae bacterium DNA encoding:
- a CDS encoding redoxin domain-containing protein translates to MKHQKAQELEVLEWLNTKKDISLEKLKGKIVLIYVFQMLCPACVQHSIPQSKKLFKRFLNEEIVILGLHSVFEHHEVMSPKALKVFVDENDINFPVAIDLSVEKDFMPATMKKYNMQGTPTLLIIDQESKIRMHAFGLVNELDIGLLLGKLLEEKKD
- a CDS encoding YbhB/YbcL family Raf kinase inhibitor-like protein, with the protein product MNVKFKKLILGLSLTICSSSIFAEGFTLKSKDLRGQTSMKQVFNGFGCKGDNISPQLSWENAPKGTKSFAITMYDKDAPTGSGWWHWLVFDIDKNTSNIATNASARNTLPQNSIESKNDYSTTNFGGSCPPKGDKTHMYLTTIYALDVATLGLDNKTNPALVGYMINAHTLKKSSLVTYYKR
- a CDS encoding helix-turn-helix transcriptional regulator, with product MTYIVPNTFIENKDVKLRAIDDLYYLDYSTQKKNDFISFRTTMHCFIVLLEGSKVIHFKDQDFAVEENEVCFLTQNNYFMSERLAKNAQYKSLVIYFDDRFIFEFLKKYKIEVTATTEKDIVKVQSLNDKFLKNSIDVLQEYVKQNLDENILKLKIEEIILHSLRTNKMAFLAYLNAIKLSSGSRNKFILESNLDLIQNLDDMCKLVRMSPNQLRNYIKQEYKLSPKVWLDKKRLEQASMMLKNTDKTISQIASDIGYSTVSWFISQFKKHYSITPKEFRYKT
- a CDS encoding DMT family transporter produces the protein MRETKLGIAAGLFTIFAWASAGIFINLLDTLPILLIVGIRLSVSLFALFFIVFFLKKNIRKYLSELNNYRTWLLGFVLFLCYLFGTLAFALAPVGEVTILMTTSPLFVILYKYLRKEKITAFEIIGVILAFLGVLLITFNEITFKDFLASSRLLGDALALLVSLLFALYAIIYKAMNEKNKAPHSFSIAFATFFMGIVLLLFFIDTFWENNISALSNSNVGYLLAISIFSTALPTITYSLASKYLKPIQTTSILLLEPFIAIGLAVIFIKEIPSIFIVPGFVFILLGLFFIIKKKKEKT
- a CDS encoding helix-turn-helix transcriptional regulator gives rise to the protein MEHKIFKNKNLPFVELRYAQVVRGCSKSHTHELITIIAIKEGKVNLILNKKEEILNNKTIAFLNPNTAHCIEVLDKKSFGDYVLHLDKSWCAKLQKELFSNDDYLPLQKVLLNTKNINKNFLVLCNKLLSTDSSLEKERDLVVFMKTLFLDFLSVSKPEKNNTTSKAQKIKDYLDENIEDNLSLKELSLEFLISEVHIIRLFKKEFDLSIHSYLLNKKVHKARELLGSKETILNIALQSGFYDQSHLNKAFKRVFSLTPKEYQDNILKC
- a CDS encoding BCCT family transporter, yielding MEEKIKYRLGQDNIRKFGLDMHNPVFIISAILILVFVIGTIASPKEAKEILDGAKWWSINHFDWLFMLSGNIFVVFCLALIVLPVGKIRLGGEDAKPEFSRFSWFSMLFAAGMGIGLMYWSVAEPVAYYTSWWHTPLNVLPNTPEAKELAMAATMFHWGLHPWAIYAVVGLALAFFSYNKKLPLTMRSVFYPLLKERIWGWPGHIIDILAVFATIFGLATSLGLGAQQVSSGLNFLFGIEKGVNTEIYIILAITALAVVSVVRGLEGGVKVLSKFNIILALILLVFIILVGPTLLIITGVGTTLSDYASNIFALSNFVGREDSEWYHGWTVFYWAWWIAWSPFVGMFIARVSKGRTVREFLIAVLLIPTFVTSIWMSTFGLTALDQVIGKVGALSNGITDKSLAMFQMLENLPFSSITSFIAILLVIVFFVTSSDSGSLVIDSITAGGKQDAPVAQRVFWALTEGFVAIALLYVGGADALSALQAGSITTALPFTVILLIMTYSLYRGLQSELKTK
- a CDS encoding redoxin domain-containing protein, whose amino-acid sequence is MKNKLKKYFKESIIFIVVLTIVLNALSYYRSLDLNKNNLEENHFTLLDNSKYFVKKDKPLLVHFWATWCPTCSFEASNIEALSKDYEVITIAVQSGSKKEIEKYLEENNLSFRVVNDEDAYYSRKFNIQAFPTSFIYDKNKVLKFTEVGYTTKAGLYSRMALSK
- a CDS encoding RidA family protein, which produces MIKRVRGKYTGRNKSSKYKDLVFTVATSSDLSLDIEGQTKLTLETIENNLNELNSNKEQILSAQVFIANMKDKNKMDAIWTQWIGTNPDHWPQRACLGVDLEGNTLIEVTVTAVTSIIE
- a CDS encoding hybrid sensor histidine kinase/response regulator, giving the protein MEKFSILLLDDVEQNIYTLKMMIEDSFDLDIYTALNAQDAIELLMKKPVDLILSDIQMPDIDGFEFLEYLKGIEQTKNIPVIFITGIFDNSEYKKRGYELGAIEYISKPIDDILLSSKLKVYIDLFDSQKQQSLELHKKDEILLHQSKMATMGEMIGVISHQLKQPLNVISLYCSDIKLSHEYNEINDDFVKEFDINTKKQIHFMNDTINGFMNFFNPDKVKKEFLLKNAFDETIELLSSQFKNNNINIHCHITDQKVYGVETELEQVFLNLLINSKDAFIEKDIKNREIHINALTKDAYTVVIFEDNAGGIKEENIEKIFDPYFTNKEKGTGTGLYLVKLIVQTSFQGKVKVQNIVSGLKFIFLLANKKD
- a CDS encoding response regulator; protein product: MFNNDFLKKLSILYVEDDEMARNQLARTLNRLFKNVILANNGFDGLEKYIKAKKEGIKIDLILSDVNMPKLNGLEMLEEIRKIDNNIAIIYTTARTETEFLLKAIELHADHYVIKPIHLQDVINKIQKVCEKNYLEELIESKNKELQQYLNIINNVAAILKMDGNGKITFANQHFLEHFQCEKNEVLGESFENIIHKDMAKGFIDSMWTDIKKDEIWNKNIKYQNKENDFFYINSTVFKVYNENNIEYINIGFVSTKEVNEKREFHKKIIENVKNSSKEIKESKNEVQNLIIEKERYEFLIRKLKKSIEIENQKHLDESSQIKFYENELLSIDSRLDKRLIHKNKEIEDSLNDVKRVKDEKRLLLLDIHKLERKLEDSLTLISKLEKNEELSKKKIVDLKDVLEHREDQLKKLKPGIMV